The Microbacterium phyllosphaerae region AGGCGCCCTCGCATGGAGTCGGGGACCGATGCCTGCATCATCGTGTTCCGATAGATCGAACTGACGTTGTCGGAAGCCCCGGAGGCGGCGAGCAGGATGCAGGCGGCGACGATCAGGCCGACGTTCGGGAGCTTTTCGGTCGCGGGCGCGGAGAAGGCGCCGATCAGCAGGACCACGCCGAATCCCATGATCGAGGCGCCGTACGCCTCGACCGCCCGCTCGATCCCGCGGCCGTGCCATCGGTACTGCACGACTCGCCCCGAGAAGAGGCTCGAGGTGAACGTGCCGACGGCGACGGCCGCCGTGAGGATGCCGGTCGTGACGGCGCCGCCGCCGAGCAGCACGGTGCCGAGGGCGGGGAACAGCACGAGGGGCTGGCCGAAGGTCATCGCGATGATGTCCATGACGTACTGCGTGCGGATGTTGCTCGCCCGCCGGAGGAAACGCCACCCGTCCACCAGCGACGCGAGGCCGGGGCGCACGACTTCGCCCTCGGGGCGCAGAGACGGCAGGGTCCACAGTCCGAGGAACATCGACAGCATCAGGACGACGTCGATCGTGTACGTCCACCCGTATCCGGTCAGGGCGACGAGTATGCCGGCGAGGGCCGGCCCCGCCATGACGGTGAGGCCGAACGCGACGCCGTTGAGCGCGGAGGCCGCAGCCAGCAGATCGCGGGGGATCAGGCGGGGGACGATCGCGGTGCGGGTCGCCATTCCCACGGAGTTCGCGGCGGAGTTGATGATGCTCAGGACGTACAGCCACCAGATCGTCTCCGCCCCGGTCCAGGTGAGCGCGGCCAGCAGGCCGGTCGACGCGAACGTCACGGTCGCGGCGATCAGCGCGACGCGCCGACGATCGAATGCGTCGGCGAGCATCCCGCCGTAGAGGCCGGCGAGGATCATCGGCACGAGCCCCGCCACGGCGATCATCGAGACGGCGAAGGTGCTCCCGGTGAGCGCGAACACGTGCAGCATCACGGTGACGATCGTGAGCTGGCCGCCGATGCCCGCGAGCACGGAGCCGATCCACATCCGCGCGAACGCCGGGCTGGCCTTCAGAGGGCTGAGGTCGATCAGATGACTGCGAGCCGTGCTCACGCCGCGTGCCTGTCGTGCATGACCCGAGCGTATCCGAGACGCGGAAGGTGCAGCCGACGGAGGTCACGCACCGCCATCGAGTCCTGGTAGACTCTTCAGGTTGCCGTTCGATCGGCCGCGGATAAAGAGAGCTCACGCATCAGGCGTCGGGCACCGCGCAACAAGCAGAGAGGGGATCGAATCTATGGCACTGGAAGCAGACGTCAAGAAGGCGATCATCGAAGAGTACGCGACGCACCCCGGTGACACCGGATCCCCCGAGGTGCAGGCCGCGATGCTGACGCAGCGCATCAAGGACCTCACCGAGCACCTGAAGGAGCACAAGCACGACCACCACTCGCGTCGTGGCCTGTTCCTGCTCGTGGGTCAGCGCCGTCGTCTGCTCGGCTACCTCCAGAGCGTCGACATCGAGCGTTACCGCTCGCTGATCGCACGCCTGGGTCTCCGCCGATAAGGCGCAGCGAGCCAGCGTACAATCGCGCAGAACATTCTTGAGAAGGCCGTCCCTGGTGTGGGGCGGCCTTCGTCATTGTCGGGGTTGACCTCCTACAAGCTTTCCATTAGGAAAGTAGTGAGCTTTCCAGATGGAAAGCGAAGGGGGTCACGCGATGGAGCAGAAGCCGGTCCAAGGACACGAAGCGCTCCCGCCTCCCAGTGCGGACATCGCCCGACAGTATCTCGATGAGGCGGACGCCGCGGTGAACCGGCGCGCCCGCGCAGTGGACCGGCGGTCGTTGGCGTGGCTGCAGCTCGTGAACGCGGTGACCACGTCGGTGTACCTCGTCGCTCTGGCTGCGGCGATACGCGGTCACGGCGGTGTGACGCCGCAGGTCTTCGTCTTCAGCTTTCTCATGTGGGGGCAGCTCTCCACGGGCATGGCTCAGCGCAGCGGGATGCAGCTGCGCCTGACGTGGTCGCGCTGGCCCGCGCTGGTGGCTGGCGGGGCGCTGACGATCGCGGCTCTCGTCGTCTTCGGCTTCGCGATCTTCGATCCGGGGTTCCCGGCCATCGGCGTGTGGATCCCGGCCATCCTCATACTGGTCGGGTTCGGTGGGTACGGTGCGGTGCAGCTCGCTCGTGCATCCGGCGACCCACGGCCACCGCGGTCGACGCCGAAGCCGCTTCCTCGCGGCATCCGATGGGGAACCATCTGCGTCGGAGTCGCTCTCGGAGTGATGGCGATGCTGGGCTCGGCGCCCGACGGGTTGTTGGCGAGCACGCTTCTCCTGCTCGTCCTGCTGATGACCTTCGCATGGCTCGTCGCGGCGCGCAGCGAGATGGGCCTCCCGGCGATCGGCGCGTCGTGGCGCTG contains the following coding sequences:
- a CDS encoding MFS transporter, whose product is MSTARSHLIDLSPLKASPAFARMWIGSVLAGIGGQLTIVTVMLHVFALTGSTFAVSMIAVAGLVPMILAGLYGGMLADAFDRRRVALIAATVTFASTGLLAALTWTGAETIWWLYVLSIINSAANSVGMATRTAIVPRLIPRDLLAAASALNGVAFGLTVMAGPALAGILVALTGYGWTYTIDVVLMLSMFLGLWTLPSLRPEGEVVRPGLASLVDGWRFLRRASNIRTQYVMDIIAMTFGQPLVLFPALGTVLLGGGAVTTGILTAAVAVGTFTSSLFSGRVVQYRWHGRGIERAVEAYGASIMGFGVVLLIGAFSAPATEKLPNVGLIVAACILLAASGASDNVSSIYRNTMMQASVPDSMRGRLQGVFIIVVAGGPRVGALYAGTLASLTTLWFPPLLGGFLVIALVALLARRSTRFRAYDAENPEP
- the rpsO gene encoding 30S ribosomal protein S15 — translated: MALEADVKKAIIEEYATHPGDTGSPEVQAAMLTQRIKDLTEHLKEHKHDHHSRRGLFLLVGQRRRLLGYLQSVDIERYRSLIARLGLRR